One Nodularia sp. LEGE 06071 DNA segment encodes these proteins:
- the prfC gene encoding peptide chain release factor 3: protein MSTEIQTELHQAVELRRNFAIISHPDAGKTTLTEKLLLYGGAIHEAGAVKARRAQRKATSDWMAMEQQRGISITSTVLQFAYQNCQINLLDTPGHQDFSEDTYRTLAAADNAVMLIDVAKGLEPQTRKLFEVCKLKGLPIFTFVNKLDRPGREALELLDEIEQELGLQTYAVNWPIGMGDRFKGVFDRHEQKIHLFERSAHGSREARETTVDLGDAKIAELLEDDVYQQLKNDLELLEGVGPELDLDLVHQGKMTPVFFGSAMTNFGVELFLNYFLKYALKPGAHNSSVGEIPPTYPDFTGFVFKLQANMDPKHRDRVAFIRVCTGKFEKDMTVNHARTGKVVRLSRPQKLFAQERESIDVAYPGDVIGLNNPGVFAIGDTIYTGQKLEYEGIPYFSPELFASLRNPNPSKFKQFQKGISELREEGAVQIMYSADEAKRDPIMAAVGQLQFEVVQFRLQNEYGVETILELLPYSVARWVEGGWEALNQVGRIFNTTTVKDNMGRPVLLFRNEWNCQQLQGDHPELKLSAIAPVYSAQQAVEE, encoded by the coding sequence ATGTCCACTGAAATTCAGACGGAACTACATCAAGCAGTGGAACTGCGACGCAATTTTGCGATTATTTCTCACCCTGACGCGGGTAAAACTACGCTCACAGAAAAACTACTGCTATACGGGGGTGCTATTCACGAAGCTGGGGCTGTTAAAGCCCGGAGGGCGCAGCGTAAGGCGACTTCAGACTGGATGGCTATGGAACAACAACGGGGAATTTCTATTACCTCGACGGTATTACAGTTTGCCTACCAAAATTGTCAAATTAATTTACTCGATACACCCGGACACCAAGATTTTAGTGAAGATACTTATCGTACTCTAGCAGCCGCAGATAATGCGGTGATGCTGATTGACGTGGCTAAAGGTTTGGAACCCCAAACGCGGAAATTATTTGAAGTCTGTAAGTTAAAAGGTCTGCCCATCTTTACATTTGTCAATAAGCTCGACCGTCCGGGAAGGGAAGCACTGGAACTGTTAGATGAAATTGAGCAGGAATTAGGTTTACAAACCTATGCAGTCAACTGGCCGATTGGTATGGGCGATCGCTTTAAAGGTGTGTTTGACCGCCACGAGCAAAAAATTCACTTATTTGAACGCAGCGCCCACGGTAGCCGGGAAGCCCGCGAAACGACTGTAGATTTAGGTGATGCCAAAATTGCGGAACTGCTAGAAGATGACGTTTACCAGCAACTGAAAAATGATTTAGAACTTTTAGAAGGAGTCGGCCCAGAACTGGATTTGGACTTGGTACATCAAGGCAAAATGACTCCAGTGTTTTTTGGCAGCGCCATGACGAACTTTGGGGTAGAGTTATTCCTAAATTATTTTCTCAAGTATGCCCTCAAGCCTGGCGCGCATAACAGCAGCGTGGGTGAGATTCCCCCCACTTATCCCGACTTTACTGGGTTTGTTTTCAAACTCCAAGCCAATATGGACCCGAAACACCGCGACCGCGTGGCATTTATCCGGGTTTGCACAGGAAAGTTTGAAAAAGATATGACAGTGAATCATGCACGGACTGGCAAAGTCGTCCGCCTGTCTCGCCCGCAAAAACTTTTTGCTCAGGAGAGGGAATCCATTGATGTAGCTTATCCTGGCGATGTGATCGGTTTGAACAATCCGGGTGTTTTTGCGATTGGTGATACCATCTACACAGGGCAGAAGCTGGAATATGAAGGAATTCCCTATTTTTCGCCAGAACTGTTTGCTAGCCTCAGAAATCCCAACCCCTCGAAGTTTAAGCAATTTCAAAAAGGGATTTCGGAATTGCGCGAAGAAGGTGCAGTGCAAATTATGTATTCAGCTGATGAAGCCAAACGTGACCCGATTATGGCCGCGGTGGGTCAGCTGCAATTTGAAGTGGTGCAGTTTCGCTTGCAAAACGAGTATGGTGTAGAAACCATATTAGAGTTACTGCCCTACAGCGTCGCCCGATGGGTTGAAGGTGGTTGGGAAGCTTTGAATCAAGTGGGACGTATTTTCAACACCACTACTGTCAAAGATAATATGGGACGGCCAGTTTTGCTCTTCCGTAATGAATGGAATTGCCAACAGTTACAGGGAGATCATCCAGAGTTGAAATTAAGCGCGATCGCCCCGGTGTATTCTGCTCAACAAGCAGTGGAGGAATAA
- a CDS encoding methylenetetrahydrofolate reductase, whose protein sequence is MQDTQNPTVLNSFRRAAQAGEFLVTAEVAPPKGVDVTHMISMAATLKGRVHAVNITDGSRAVLRMSSLVASVILLQNGIEPICQVACRDRNRIGLQADLMGAHALGIRNILALTGDPVKVGDHPHAKAVFDLESVRLLQLIRKLNQGVDDHEKPLTDGATDLFAGAAVDPQSASWSGLQKRFERKIEAGAQFFQSQMITDFERLEKFMDTVAVNYEKPILAGIFLLKSAKNAQFINRCVPGVNIPQHIIDRLAKAKDPLEEGMQIAAEQVQIARQLCQGIHMMAVKREDLIAPILDLAGVTALTNAN, encoded by the coding sequence ATGCAGGATACCCAAAATCCCACAGTTTTAAATTCCTTTCGTCGCGCCGCGCAAGCAGGCGAATTTTTAGTTACCGCCGAGGTAGCACCTCCAAAAGGGGTAGATGTCACACACATGATTTCAATGGCGGCGACCCTTAAGGGGAGGGTTCATGCTGTCAATATTACCGATGGTAGCCGCGCCGTATTGCGGATGTCTTCTTTGGTAGCCTCAGTGATTTTGTTACAAAATGGCATTGAGCCGATTTGTCAGGTGGCTTGCCGCGATCGCAATAGAATTGGTTTACAAGCTGATTTAATGGGCGCTCATGCTTTGGGTATCCGCAACATTTTAGCTTTGACTGGTGACCCGGTGAAAGTTGGCGATCACCCCCATGCTAAAGCCGTGTTTGATTTAGAATCTGTGCGACTGCTGCAACTAATCCGGAAGCTGAATCAGGGCGTTGATGATCATGAAAAGCCTTTGACCGATGGGGCGACTGATTTATTTGCTGGTGCGGCTGTAGATCCACAGTCTGCCAGTTGGTCAGGTTTACAAAAGCGATTTGAACGGAAAATTGAAGCCGGAGCGCAATTTTTCCAAAGCCAGATGATTACAGATTTTGAACGGCTAGAAAAATTTATGGACACAGTAGCCGTTAATTATGAAAAACCAATTTTGGCAGGAATTTTTCTGTTGAAATCGGCAAAAAATGCCCAATTTATTAATCGGTGTGTTCCAGGTGTAAATATTCCCCAACACATTATTGATCGGTTGGCAAAAGCAAAAGATCCGCTTGAGGAAGGAATGCAAATTGCGGCGGAACAAGTTCAAATTGCGCGACAATTATGTCAAGGTATCCACATGATGGCTGTGAAACGGGAAGATTTAATTGCGCCAATTTTAGATTTAGCGGGAGTTACAGCACTGACAAATGCTAATTAA